In Geotalea uraniireducens, one genomic interval encodes:
- a CDS encoding GAF domain-containing protein, translated as MEEIGDLKRRIRIFVGLVLAAMVAISTWSIVVEYRHIIATAERQTAGYAQALSEHAESSFAEADRVARDVVYNVGLLGGVERLGRRQLFDLLHRQGGGSPQIGTLFMVDQHGLMFINSQEPSRQIRVADREYFRYYLNNPGTDLYLSKPVMSRLVHRWRFNLIRPLDPPDRQFAGFLAVAFEVNYFKRFFSASSLGPRGRVMLIRDDGAPLVFEPEVAGIYQKDFRDSRLFRTWLPKAPSGTFSVDSSVVDRGPRIISYKRLSRFPVVAVVSLNRDDVLAPWAHKSLLQAAVTVALCIVILFLTRLMFRHLDRLETARSSFREQQELVRVKAAQIDAANDAILQCDLAGRLVHFNQALCKITGFPAAKLAAMNLHDLAPPEARNQLCLALQRVESLGEATFESAYLTRDGSVVPMEVHAHRMESDGTPYILSIARDVHERKQAERREQGRLAILEEMATGAALDGLLQHIVNFAEQQSHGAICSVLLADETGSRLRHGAAPNLPEAYNRAVDGLPIREGMGSCGTAAHLKQRVIVEDIESHPYWKGFKPACEAGLRACWSTPILLSDGELLGTFAVYYREPRAPSEEEIALIESAAHLASIAIGRVREEERRKLLEDQLRHVQKIEAIGQLTGGIAHDFNNLLTPVLVYADMIKSDSPAESTARMMAERILKAAQKARELTQKLLSFGRRQILKMQLLDLNEVIRSFHDILRSTIRENIAIRLVLATGGVAVLADRGQVEQILLNLAVNAQDAISGNGAITIETGHVLLDDEYVRLHPGMRPGPHVMLSFVDDGCGMDDRTLQHIFEPFFTTKQVGHGTGLGLATVYGVVKQHNGYIAVTSRVDSGTTFTIYLPANDAVAPAAGGESANADPLAGVMRNKTILVVEDNEMVREMAVELLAATGCRVLVAATPGEACELAQDRRQVIDLLVTDVVMPEMDGHELYDRLAGERPGLPVLFISGYTNDVVVHNGTLEEGVNFLQKPFTREQFIGEVGRMLLEAPLATG; from the coding sequence GTGGAAGAAATCGGGGATCTGAAACGGCGCATCCGGATTTTCGTCGGGCTTGTCCTGGCGGCAATGGTGGCGATCTCCACCTGGAGCATCGTGGTCGAGTATCGTCATATCATTGCCACGGCAGAGCGCCAGACGGCGGGCTACGCCCAGGCGCTCAGCGAGCATGCTGAAAGCTCCTTTGCCGAGGCCGACCGGGTGGCGAGGGATGTCGTCTACAACGTTGGGCTGCTGGGAGGAGTCGAGCGGCTCGGCCGGCGCCAGCTGTTCGATCTGCTGCACCGGCAGGGGGGGGGCTCGCCCCAGATCGGCACGCTGTTCATGGTCGATCAGCACGGCCTGATGTTCATCAATTCCCAGGAACCCTCCCGGCAGATCCGGGTGGCTGATCGGGAGTATTTCCGTTATTACCTGAACAATCCCGGCACGGACCTTTACCTGAGCAAGCCGGTAATGAGCCGGCTGGTCCACCGCTGGCGCTTCAATCTGATCAGGCCGCTCGATCCGCCCGATAGGCAATTTGCCGGTTTTCTGGCAGTCGCCTTCGAGGTCAATTACTTCAAGCGGTTCTTCAGCGCTTCGAGCCTCGGTCCCCGCGGCCGGGTGATGCTGATCCGCGATGATGGCGCTCCGCTGGTCTTCGAGCCGGAGGTGGCGGGGATCTACCAGAAGGATTTCCGCGACTCGCGCCTGTTCCGGACATGGCTCCCCAAGGCCCCGTCGGGAACTTTCAGCGTCGACAGCAGCGTCGTTGACCGCGGCCCGCGGATCATTTCCTACAAGCGGCTGTCGCGCTTCCCGGTAGTTGCGGTAGTCTCCCTCAATCGGGACGACGTTCTTGCCCCCTGGGCCCACAAATCGCTGCTGCAGGCGGCAGTAACGGTGGCCCTCTGCATCGTTATCCTCTTCCTGACCCGGCTGATGTTCCGTCACCTGGACCGGCTGGAAACGGCGCGGAGCAGCTTTCGCGAACAGCAGGAACTGGTCAGGGTGAAGGCGGCGCAGATCGATGCAGCCAACGACGCGATTCTCCAGTGCGACCTTGCCGGCCGGCTGGTGCATTTCAATCAGGCGCTCTGCAAGATTACCGGTTTCCCGGCGGCCAAGCTGGCGGCAATGAATCTCCACGACCTGGCGCCGCCGGAGGCGCGGAACCAGCTGTGCCTCGCTCTGCAACGGGTGGAGAGCCTGGGCGAGGCAACCTTCGAATCTGCCTATCTGACCCGCGACGGCAGCGTTGTGCCGATGGAGGTCCATGCCCATCGGATGGAGAGCGACGGTACCCCTTACATTCTCAGCATCGCCCGGGACGTCCACGAGCGGAAGCAGGCCGAGCGACGCGAGCAGGGTCGGCTGGCGATCCTGGAAGAGATGGCGACCGGGGCCGCCCTGGATGGGTTGCTTCAGCATATCGTCAATTTTGCCGAACAGCAGAGTCACGGGGCGATCTGTTCGGTGCTGCTGGCCGACGAGACGGGCAGCCGACTCCGGCACGGTGCGGCGCCGAACCTGCCGGAAGCGTACAACCGGGCTGTCGACGGCCTGCCGATCCGCGAGGGAATGGGATCGTGCGGTACGGCGGCCCATCTGAAACAGCGGGTGATTGTCGAGGATATCGAGAGCCATCCCTACTGGAAGGGCTTCAAGCCGGCCTGCGAGGCCGGGCTGCGCGCTTGCTGGTCGACGCCGATCCTGCTTTCGGACGGCGAGCTGCTCGGCACCTTTGCCGTCTATTACCGGGAGCCACGGGCGCCGAGCGAGGAGGAGATCGCCCTGATCGAGTCGGCGGCCCATCTGGCGAGCATCGCCATCGGCCGGGTTCGCGAGGAGGAGCGGCGCAAACTTCTGGAAGACCAGCTCCGTCATGTGCAGAAGATCGAGGCGATCGGCCAGTTGACCGGGGGGATTGCCCACGACTTCAACAACCTGCTGACCCCGGTTCTCGTCTATGCCGACATGATCAAGAGCGACTCTCCCGCCGAAAGTACGGCGCGGATGATGGCGGAGCGCATTCTGAAGGCCGCCCAGAAGGCTCGCGAACTGACCCAGAAGCTGCTCTCCTTCGGGCGGCGCCAGATCCTCAAGATGCAGCTGCTCGACCTGAACGAGGTGATCCGTTCGTTTCATGACATCCTGCGGAGCACGATCCGGGAAAATATCGCCATCCGGCTGGTTCTGGCGACCGGCGGCGTTGCCGTCCTGGCGGACCGCGGGCAGGTAGAGCAGATTCTGCTGAACCTGGCAGTCAACGCCCAGGATGCCATCAGCGGCAACGGCGCCATCACCATCGAAACCGGCCACGTGCTGCTCGACGACGAATACGTCCGCCTCCATCCCGGAATGCGCCCGGGTCCCCATGTGATGCTTTCTTTTGTCGATGACGGCTGCGGGATGGACGATCGGACGCTGCAGCACATTTTCGAGCCCTTTTTTACCACCAAGCAGGTCGGCCACGGGACGGGGCTCGGCCTGGCAACGGTCTACGGAGTGGTGAAGCAGCATAACGGTTATATCGCCGTTACCAGCAGGGTCGACAGCGGCACGACTTTTACCATCTATCTGCCGGCCAATGACGCTGTCGCCCCGGCGGCGGGGGGAGAGTCGGCAAACGCCGATCCGCTTGCCGGGGTCATGCGGAACAAGACCATCCTGGTGGTGGAAGACAACGAAATGGTGCGGGAGATGGCGGTCGAGCTCCTGGCGGCCACCGGCTGCCGGGTGCTGGTGGCCGCCACGCCGGGCGAGGCGTGCGAGCTGGCGCAAGATCGTCGGCAGGTCATCGATCTGCTGGTGACGGATGTGGTGATGCCGGAGATGGATGGCCACGAGCTTTACGACCGACTGGCGGGGGAGCGGCCCGGGCTGCCCGTGCTCTTTATCTCCGGCTATACGAATGACGTGGTGGTCCACAACGGGACGCTGGAAGAAGGAGTCAACTTCCTGCAAAAGCCGTTTACCCGCGAGCAGTTCATCGGCGAAGTCGGGCGGATGCTGCTGGAGGCGCCACTGGCCACGGGGTGA
- a CDS encoding ATP-binding protein, translating to MTEIDTDRSSPPAAPRTFIARLVIGMVLLNLFVIGLAGFSIYQTWRQHEQRVIATTENLSHSLELIITNMIDKADVALRAVVDEAEKQLATGGIDEASMTAFANRQQARIAQLDGIRLTDARGIPRYGTGTTSGPLPSIADRDYFANARQDRNAGLFISQPIFGRFTHKWIFNVSRRLNRPDGTFAGIAFATFSVNDLSRSFANFDLGDHGVIALRRADLSLIAQYPYPKKDSAGIGSKTAPRELRQAIRGGVAGGLYQSPCPDGGTCAYSFRKLAAYPLYVVVGRACSDYRSEWRGEAAKVVGLVALFVIGSAVTTRLIYRHWRREQQAQAELVRHREQLQELVAARTTELEVKNLQLREAQRIAHLGSWDYDHRAGRLLQSEELGRIFDIDPAGDPSFQDFVARVHPDDRARVMAGAGGPTRPPSPEALTYRLLLPDGRIRYVYEQRETLYGDDGQPARSAGTVQDITDRRLAEDALRKSEERFRLLVQHAPVAIFVQTDWRFAFINPMALRLFGADSADQLLGRPVMERFHPDFHETVCQRIRSLNDERRDVPPLEQLYLRLDDTPFPVEVSATPFVYEGRNGALIYFQDVTERRRAKEEILRLNTDLEERVRLRTAELEAANRELEAFSYSVSHDLRAPLRHIDGYSKLLLEDYLEKLDAEGCHFLDRIRAGAQRMGQLIDDLLQLADVSRQEVQRGSVDLSELARAIVPELRQMQPERAVSFDIAGGVTATGDPRLLRLVMENLLGNAWKYTGKEPAAVIGFGMLAGETGHVYFVRDNGVGLDMQYVDKLFRPFQRLHSSADFSGTGIGLATVRRIVQRHGGEVWVEGAPGQGATFFFTLPDGKRRPGRRPTTT from the coding sequence ATGACCGAAATCGATACCGACAGATCGTCGCCGCCCGCCGCGCCCCGGACGTTTATCGCCCGGCTGGTGATCGGCATGGTGCTCCTCAATCTGTTCGTCATCGGCCTGGCGGGATTCTCCATCTACCAGACCTGGCGGCAACACGAGCAGCGGGTCATCGCCACCACCGAGAATCTGAGCCACTCCCTGGAACTGATCATCACCAACATGATCGACAAGGCGGACGTGGCACTCCGCGCGGTGGTCGATGAAGCAGAGAAACAGCTGGCGACCGGCGGCATCGACGAGGCGAGCATGACCGCCTTCGCGAACCGGCAACAGGCGCGCATCGCCCAACTCGACGGCATCCGCCTGACCGACGCCCGGGGGATTCCCCGCTACGGCACCGGCACGACCAGCGGGCCCCTCCCCAGCATTGCCGACCGCGACTACTTCGCCAACGCCCGGCAGGACCGCAACGCCGGGCTGTTCATCTCCCAACCGATCTTCGGCCGTTTCACCCACAAATGGATCTTCAACGTCAGCCGCCGGCTCAACCGCCCCGATGGAACCTTTGCCGGGATCGCCTTCGCCACCTTCTCGGTCAACGATCTGAGCCGGAGCTTTGCCAACTTCGATCTCGGCGACCACGGAGTCATCGCCCTCCGCCGCGCCGACCTGAGCCTCATCGCCCAGTATCCCTATCCGAAGAAAGACAGCGCAGGCATCGGCAGCAAGACGGCACCACGGGAGCTACGCCAGGCAATCAGGGGCGGGGTGGCCGGCGGGCTCTACCAGTCCCCCTGCCCGGACGGCGGAACCTGCGCCTACTCGTTCCGCAAGCTCGCCGCCTACCCTCTGTACGTTGTCGTCGGCCGGGCCTGCAGCGACTACCGGAGCGAATGGCGGGGCGAGGCGGCCAAGGTTGTCGGGCTGGTGGCGCTCTTCGTCATCGGTTCGGCGGTGACGACCCGGCTGATCTACCGCCACTGGCGGCGGGAACAGCAGGCACAGGCCGAGCTGGTCCGCCATCGCGAACAGTTGCAGGAACTGGTCGCCGCCCGGACCACCGAGCTGGAGGTCAAGAACCTTCAGCTCCGGGAAGCCCAGCGGATCGCCCATCTTGGCAGCTGGGATTACGACCATCGCGCCGGCCGGCTGCTCCAGTCCGAAGAACTTGGCCGGATTTTCGATATCGACCCGGCCGGGGATCCGTCATTCCAGGACTTCGTCGCCAGGGTCCACCCGGACGATCGCGCCCGGGTGATGGCAGGGGCCGGCGGCCCGACCCGCCCGCCTTCGCCGGAGGCGCTGACCTACCGGCTCCTCCTCCCCGACGGCCGGATCAGGTACGTCTACGAGCAGCGGGAAACCCTCTACGGTGACGACGGCCAACCGGCCCGCTCCGCCGGCACCGTCCAGGACATCACCGACCGCCGGCTGGCCGAGGACGCCCTGCGGAAGAGCGAGGAGCGGTTCCGGCTGCTGGTGCAGCATGCGCCGGTGGCGATCTTCGTCCAGACCGACTGGCGGTTCGCCTTCATCAATCCGATGGCCCTCCGGCTGTTCGGCGCCGATTCCGCCGACCAACTGCTCGGTCGACCGGTGATGGAGCGCTTCCATCCCGATTTCCACGAGACAGTCTGCCAGCGAATCCGCTCTTTGAACGACGAGCGCCGGGACGTGCCGCCGCTTGAACAGCTCTACCTGAGACTCGACGACACGCCGTTTCCCGTCGAGGTCTCCGCGACGCCGTTCGTTTACGAAGGGCGCAACGGGGCGCTGATCTACTTCCAGGATGTGACCGAACGGCGCAGGGCCAAGGAGGAGATTCTCCGGCTCAATACCGACCTCGAAGAGCGGGTGCGACTCCGGACCGCCGAACTGGAAGCGGCCAACCGGGAACTGGAGGCGTTCAGCTACTCGGTTTCCCACGACCTGCGGGCGCCGCTGCGCCATATCGACGGCTACAGCAAGCTGCTTCTGGAGGACTACCTGGAGAAGCTCGATGCGGAAGGGTGTCACTTTCTCGACCGGATTCGGGCCGGCGCCCAGCGGATGGGGCAGTTGATCGACGACCTGCTCCAGCTGGCCGACGTCAGCCGCCAGGAGGTGCAGCGTGGCTCCGTGGATCTGAGCGAACTGGCCCGGGCGATCGTCCCGGAGTTGCGGCAGATGCAGCCGGAACGTGCCGTCTCCTTCGACATTGCCGGCGGAGTCACCGCCACCGGCGATCCGCGGCTGTTGCGCCTCGTCATGGAGAACCTGCTCGGCAACGCCTGGAAATATACCGGAAAAGAGCCGGCGGCGGTCATCGGATTCGGCATGCTCGCCGGGGAGACGGGTCACGTTTATTTCGTGCGCGACAACGGGGTGGGATTGGACATGCAGTACGTCGACAAGCTGTTCCGTCCCTTCCAGCGGCTGCACAGCTCGGCCGACTTTTCCGGGACCGGCATCGGGCTGGCAACCGTCCGGCGGATCGTCCAGCGGCACGGCGGAGAGGTCTGGGTCGAGGGGGCGCCCGGTCAGGGAGCGACCTTCTTCTTCACCCTCCCCGACGGGAAAAGGCGGCCCGGCCGCCGGCCGACAACAACCTGA
- a CDS encoding methyltransferase family protein, translating to MGEGTLMDVVRYWLAVMLLVAIPTAILYWLLIHPFARFWRRLGVARAYGAVGAMLVPVMAGLFLCRDRLLGHSWGTNRLLAALGIVCLAGAGWLHRWLFRDLPLRVLVGIPELSAAPGKGTLITTGIYGTIRHPRYLQMDLALLGYVLIANYPAAYLLYLLWLAGIRLVVAVEERELAARFGEEYRRYRERVPRFIPRRRR from the coding sequence GTGGGCGAAGGAACCCTGATGGACGTGGTGCGTTACTGGCTGGCGGTAATGCTCTTGGTGGCGATCCCGACGGCCATTCTCTACTGGCTGCTGATCCATCCGTTCGCCCGTTTCTGGCGGCGGCTCGGGGTGGCGCGGGCCTATGGAGCGGTGGGGGCGATGCTCGTGCCGGTGATGGCAGGACTGTTTCTCTGCCGTGACCGGCTGCTGGGCCATTCCTGGGGGACGAACCGGCTGCTGGCGGCGCTCGGCATCGTCTGCCTCGCTGGGGCGGGGTGGCTGCACCGCTGGCTTTTCCGCGACCTGCCGCTCCGGGTGCTGGTCGGCATCCCGGAACTGAGCGCCGCGCCGGGGAAAGGCACCCTGATCACCACCGGCATTTACGGCACGATCCGCCATCCCCGCTATCTGCAGATGGATCTGGCGCTGCTCGGCTATGTCCTGATCGCCAATTACCCCGCCGCTTACCTGCTCTATCTCCTCTGGCTCGCCGGCATCCGGCTGGTGGTCGCCGTGGAAGAGCGCGAGCTGGCGGCGCGCTTCGGCGAGGAGTACCGCCGCTACCGCGAGCGGGTGCCCCGCTTCATCCCCCGCCGCCGGCGCTGA
- a CDS encoding pirin family protein encodes MTSRKIDRILKSRPTIEGAGVHLKRAFGYSQVPLFDPFLMLDDFHTANPAEYLPGFPWHPHRGIETITYVLEGVVEHGDSMGNKGAIGAGDVQWMTAGSGIIHQEMPRLSPTGTMWGFQFWANLPAAQKMMEPRYWDVAAATIPQLTLASGVTIKVVSGQVNGTRGPVQDIVIEPEMLDVSVPAGTEFRHPVQEGHTAIAYVLAGEGHFDERRDPFAFEMVGRGWMDVARRCSCGPETVILYERTGSEIRVTAGEGGVRFLFLAGRPLREPVAWYGPIVMNTQEELRIAFEEYEKGTFIKRR; translated from the coding sequence ATGACCAGCCGCAAGATCGACCGGATTCTCAAGAGCCGCCCGACCATCGAAGGGGCCGGCGTCCATCTCAAACGGGCGTTCGGCTATTCCCAGGTACCGCTGTTCGACCCGTTCCTGATGCTGGACGACTTCCACACCGCCAACCCGGCGGAATACCTCCCCGGCTTCCCCTGGCATCCCCACCGGGGGATCGAAACCATCACCTACGTGCTCGAAGGGGTGGTCGAACACGGCGACAGCATGGGGAACAAGGGGGCGATCGGCGCCGGTGACGTGCAGTGGATGACCGCCGGCAGCGGCATCATCCACCAGGAAATGCCCCGGCTGAGCCCTACCGGCACGATGTGGGGATTCCAGTTCTGGGCGAACCTGCCGGCGGCGCAGAAAATGATGGAACCGCGCTACTGGGACGTGGCGGCGGCCACCATTCCCCAGCTCACCCTCGCTTCCGGGGTGACGATCAAGGTCGTCTCCGGCCAGGTGAACGGTACCCGCGGGCCGGTGCAGGACATCGTCATCGAACCGGAGATGCTCGACGTCAGCGTGCCGGCCGGCACGGAATTCCGTCACCCGGTGCAGGAAGGCCACACGGCCATCGCCTATGTGCTGGCCGGCGAAGGGCATTTCGACGAGCGGCGCGACCCGTTCGCCTTCGAAATGGTGGGCAGGGGGTGGATGGACGTCGCCCGGCGCTGCAGCTGCGGGCCGGAGACGGTGATCCTCTACGAGCGGACCGGCAGCGAAATCCGGGTGACCGCCGGCGAGGGGGGAGTGCGCTTTCTCTTCCTCGCCGGGAGACCGCTCCGCGAGCCGGTCGCCTGGTACGGCCCGATCGTCATGAATACCCAGGAAGAACTGCGGATCGCCTTTGAGGAGTACGAAAAGGGGACCTTCATCAAGCGGCGCTGA
- a CDS encoding alginate export family protein, translating into MRLPPGLGAILGIALVILVCRPAHSPAATGATADAPPYALNRADEDYRYLRNPANRLDFWDPLKYLPLDGNGSWFLSIGGEARERYEYFNRPNWGQGAEDHGYFLQRYFLHGDLHLGDHARFFTQFQSSLEDGRRGGPRPAIDEDQLDVHQLFLDLAANLPGDSSLTLRSGRQELAYGSQRLISVREGPNVRQSFDGFRLIYRKGDIRIDGFAAKPALTNRHVFDDGPDNTRALWGAYAVLPCPPLAEAHLDLYYIGLFRRTAGFDQGTARETRHSAGARLWRTALPVDYNFEALYQWGSFGNGDIRAWTVASDTGYTLVSLPLRPRIGLRADIASGDEDPANPDLQTFNPLFPKGAYFSEAGLIGPANFIDLNPCLDLHLTDKATITFDWDFFWRESTRDGLYNNAVALVRSGETSNARYIGSMAQTQLFWNIDRHLSFVAIYGHFFAGRFLKEAGPGNDVDYLTTWLSYKF; encoded by the coding sequence ATGAGACTTCCGCCCGGACTTGGCGCAATCCTTGGCATTGCCCTCGTGATACTGGTCTGCCGCCCGGCGCACTCCCCTGCCGCAACCGGAGCGACGGCGGACGCGCCGCCGTATGCCTTGAACCGCGCCGACGAGGATTACCGTTATCTGCGCAACCCGGCCAACCGGCTCGACTTCTGGGATCCGCTCAAGTACCTGCCGCTCGACGGGAACGGCAGCTGGTTCCTCTCCATCGGCGGCGAAGCCCGGGAGCGCTACGAATATTTCAACCGGCCCAACTGGGGACAGGGGGCAGAGGACCACGGCTATTTCCTGCAGCGCTACTTCCTCCACGGCGATCTCCACCTCGGCGATCATGCCCGCTTCTTCACCCAGTTCCAGAGCAGCCTTGAAGACGGCCGGAGAGGCGGTCCGCGGCCCGCGATCGACGAGGATCAACTCGACGTGCACCAGCTGTTTTTGGACCTGGCGGCAAATCTACCCGGCGACAGCTCGCTCACCCTGCGGTCGGGCCGCCAGGAACTGGCCTACGGCTCGCAGCGTCTCATTTCGGTGCGGGAAGGGCCGAACGTCCGCCAGAGCTTCGACGGCTTCCGGCTCATCTACCGAAAGGGGGACATCCGGATCGACGGTTTTGCCGCCAAGCCGGCGCTGACCAACCGCCACGTTTTCGACGACGGGCCGGACAATACCAGGGCACTCTGGGGAGCCTACGCCGTGCTTCCCTGCCCGCCTCTCGCCGAGGCGCACCTCGACCTCTACTATATCGGCCTGTTTCGCCGCACGGCGGGTTTCGACCAGGGAACCGCCCGCGAGACACGGCATTCGGCGGGAGCCAGGCTCTGGCGTACCGCGCTGCCCGTCGACTACAATTTCGAAGCCCTCTACCAGTGGGGGAGCTTCGGGAATGGCGACATCCGGGCATGGACCGTCGCTTCCGACACCGGCTACACGCTGGTTTCGCTGCCGCTGCGTCCGCGGATCGGCCTGCGGGCGGACATCGCCAGCGGCGACGAAGATCCGGCCAATCCCGACTTGCAGACGTTCAACCCGCTGTTCCCGAAGGGGGCGTATTTCAGCGAGGCGGGGCTGATCGGCCCGGCCAACTTCATCGACCTCAACCCCTGTCTCGACCTCCACCTCACCGACAAGGCAACCATCACCTTCGACTGGGATTTCTTCTGGCGGGAGAGTACCCGCGACGGGCTGTACAACAACGCCGTGGCCCTGGTCCGGTCCGGCGAGACCAGCAATGCCCGCTATATCGGCAGCATGGCGCAGACGCAGCTGTTCTGGAATATCGACCGGCACCTGTCGTTCGTCGCCATTTACGGTCATTTTTTTGCCGGGCGCTTCCTCAAGGAGGCCGGCCCGGGTAATGATGTGGACTACCTGACGACCTGGCTGTCCTACAAATTTTGA
- a CDS encoding amidohydrolase, producing the protein MNAPELILYNGRITTLDAARPEVSAIAISGGRISATGGNELLATADAKTRRIDLNGHRVIPRLNDSHIHVIRGGLNFNMELRWDGVPSLADALAMLREQARRTQPPQWVRVIGGWTEFQFAEKRLPTVEEINAAAPDTPVFILHLYDRAIVNRAALRALGYTRETPDPPGGEIQRDKAGTPTGLLIARPNAMLLYASLAMGPKLPFADQVNSTRQFMRELNRLGLTSVIDAGGGFQNYPDDYRVIEELAERGELTLRIAYNLFTQHPQGELADFSQWVTMTAPRKGNDFYRMNGAGEMLVFSAADFEDFLEPRPDLLPVMEQELTQVVRLLAEQRWPFRLHATYDESISRFLDVFEAVDREVPFNGLRWFFDHAETITPRNLERVKALGGGIAIQDRMAFQGEYFRGRYGREAAEHTPPIRQMLAMGIPVGAGTDATRVASYNPWISLYWLVTGRTVGGMQLYPAANRLGREEALRLYTVGSSWFSGDEERKGILTPGQLADLVVLTADYLTVPEEEIRGIESLLTVVDGKVVYGAGEFGSLAPPPLPVSPDWSPVGRYGGYHRGAAAAGVMHKECACHGHQRVWSPQESRFWGIGCDCFAF; encoded by the coding sequence ATGAATGCACCCGAATTGATCTTATATAACGGCAGGATCACCACTCTCGATGCCGCCCGGCCGGAGGTTTCGGCCATCGCCATAAGCGGCGGCCGTATTTCCGCCACCGGCGGCAATGAACTCCTCGCGACCGCCGACGCGAAGACGCGACGAATCGACCTGAACGGTCACCGGGTCATCCCGAGGCTCAACGATTCCCACATCCACGTCATCAGAGGTGGACTCAATTTCAACATGGAACTTCGCTGGGACGGCGTCCCTTCTTTGGCCGATGCCCTGGCAATGCTTCGTGAACAGGCACGGCGCACCCAGCCTCCCCAGTGGGTGCGGGTGATTGGCGGCTGGACCGAGTTCCAGTTTGCGGAAAAACGCCTGCCGACGGTGGAGGAGATTAACGCCGCCGCACCCGACACCCCGGTCTTCATCCTGCATCTTTACGACCGCGCCATTGTCAACCGGGCGGCGCTCCGGGCGCTCGGCTACACCCGTGAAACGCCCGACCCGCCGGGCGGGGAGATCCAGCGCGACAAGGCCGGCACCCCGACCGGGCTCCTGATTGCCCGGCCCAACGCCATGCTCCTCTATGCGAGCCTCGCCATGGGGCCTAAACTCCCCTTTGCCGACCAGGTCAACTCGACGCGCCAGTTCATGCGCGAACTGAACCGGCTCGGGCTCACCAGCGTCATCGACGCGGGAGGCGGCTTCCAGAACTACCCGGACGATTACCGGGTAATCGAGGAGTTGGCGGAGAGAGGAGAACTCACCCTCCGGATCGCCTACAACCTCTTCACCCAACATCCGCAGGGTGAACTGGCGGACTTCTCCCAGTGGGTCACCATGACCGCACCGCGAAAGGGAAACGATTTCTACCGGATGAACGGCGCCGGCGAAATGCTGGTCTTCTCCGCCGCCGACTTCGAGGATTTCCTCGAACCGAGGCCCGACCTGCTGCCGGTGATGGAGCAGGAACTGACCCAGGTGGTTCGCCTCCTCGCCGAGCAGCGTTGGCCGTTTCGGCTGCATGCCACCTACGACGAGTCGATCTCCCGCTTCCTCGACGTCTTCGAAGCGGTCGACCGCGAGGTCCCGTTCAATGGACTGCGCTGGTTCTTCGACCATGCCGAAACCATCACGCCGCGCAATCTCGAACGGGTCAAAGCGCTCGGCGGCGGCATCGCCATCCAGGACCGGATGGCCTTCCAGGGAGAATATTTCCGGGGACGGTACGGACGGGAAGCCGCGGAACATACCCCGCCCATCCGGCAGATGCTGGCGATGGGGATACCGGTCGGCGCCGGCACCGACGCAACCCGGGTGGCGAGCTACAACCCGTGGATTTCCCTCTACTGGCTCGTCACCGGGCGGACAGTCGGCGGCATGCAGCTTTATCCGGCGGCAAATCGTCTGGGGCGCGAAGAGGCACTGCGCCTCTACACCGTCGGAAGCAGCTGGTTCTCGGGCGACGAGGAGCGAAAGGGGATACTGACGCCGGGGCAGCTCGCCGACCTGGTGGTCCTTACCGCCGACTACCTCACCGTTCCGGAGGAAGAGATCAGAGGAATCGAGTCGCTTCTCACCGTGGTCGACGGCAAGGTGGTCTACGGCGCCGGGGAATTCGGCAGCCTGGCGCCGCCGCCGTTGCCGGTCAGCCCCGATTGGTCGCCGGTCGGCAGGTATGGCGGCTACCATCGCGGCGCAGCAGCTGCCGGGGTGATGCACAAGGAATGCGCCTGCCACGGCCATCAGCGGGTTTGGTCGCCGCAAGAATCGCGGTTCTGGGGAATCGGCTGCGACTGCTTCGCCTTCTGA
- a CDS encoding antibiotic biosynthesis monooxygenase: MDETTAENGPLTVVATWRVRRGAEREFEAWRREISAAALTFPGHMGVNVIRPGNESREYAVIFRFDTYEHLRDWQKSALRQQLLQNAEKLVEHEPSYRLESGLEYWFTPASPTAAPATWKMAVVTVLAVWPVSIVVPWLLNPLMHNLAMPLQALLVAVGIVILLTWAVMPVLVRVLRLWLQPARKGGNT, from the coding sequence ATGGACGAAACGACGGCTGAAAACGGCCCATTGACGGTCGTCGCGACGTGGCGTGTCCGCCGGGGAGCCGAAAGGGAATTTGAGGCATGGCGACGGGAAATCTCCGCTGCCGCCCTCACGTTTCCGGGCCACATGGGAGTGAATGTGATCCGGCCCGGCAACGAGAGCCGGGAGTATGCCGTCATCTTCCGGTTCGACACCTACGAACACCTGCGTGATTGGCAGAAATCAGCTCTGCGGCAACAGTTGTTACAGAACGCAGAAAAGCTGGTGGAACACGAACCGTCATACCGACTGGAGAGCGGTCTGGAGTACTGGTTTACACCGGCAAGTCCCACCGCCGCGCCGGCAACCTGGAAAATGGCCGTCGTGACAGTCCTGGCCGTCTGGCCGGTCAGCATCGTGGTACCGTGGCTGCTCAATCCTTTGATGCACAACCTAGCGATGCCCCTGCAGGCACTGCTGGTGGCGGTGGGCATCGTTATTCTTCTTACCTGGGCGGTGATGCCGGTGCTGGTGCGGGTCCTCCGGCTGTGGCTACAGCCCGCCCGGAAGGGAGGTAACACATGA